From one Deltaproteobacteria bacterium genomic stretch:
- a CDS encoding VanZ family protein: MATERRPIKLKHIVIYWLPVMVYMAFIYYLSSVPYVDLPIPDIWNIDKVIHFSEYAFLSLLWARAINATQKDYKRFVIVAFLITFLYGISDEIHQFFVPNRFFDPFDIAADGLGAWAGIWLYKRKLIQTQ; this comes from the coding sequence ATGGCTACAGAAAGAAGACCAATAAAACTTAAACATATTGTCATTTATTGGCTGCCTGTAATGGTTTATATGGCATTCATATATTATCTGTCATCTGTGCCGTATGTTGATTTGCCGATACCTGATATCTGGAATATTGATAAGGTAATCCATTTTTCTGAGTATGCCTTTCTTTCTCTTCTATGGGCAAGGGCTATAAACGCAACCCAAAAAGATTATAAGAGATTTGTAATAGTTGCCTTTTTAATAACATTCCTTTATGGTATTTCTGATGAAATCCATCAGTTCTTTGTGCCAAACAGGTTCTTTGACCCGTTTGACATTGCTGCTGACGGACTTGGCGCATGGGCTGGAATATGGCTCTACAAAAGGAAACTAATACAAACGCAATAA
- the cobM gene encoding precorrin-4 C(11)-methyltransferase — protein MTKILKNQQAAVVSFIGSGPGDPELITVKGKRLLEEADVVVYAGSLVKEKVLMYAKKDALIYNSAPMTLEEIMRVITDAARRGKKVARLHTGDPTLYSALQEQIEILERQGIPYEIVPGVSSAFASASALKKELTLPEVTQTVIFTRLEGNTPVPEKEKLPLLAKHNATMCIFLSVGMIDRVVDELKKGYLEDTPIAVVYRATWEDEKIVQGTLKDICKRVKRAGIKRQAMIIVGNTIGSRGEKHTFHGQGSRLYDKGFEHGYRKKTNKT, from the coding sequence ATGACTAAAATATTAAAAAACCAGCAGGCAGCAGTTGTGTCATTTATCGGCTCCGGTCCAGGCGACCCTGAACTCATCACAGTAAAGGGCAAAAGACTCCTTGAAGAGGCTGATGTCGTAGTTTATGCAGGCTCTCTTGTAAAAGAAAAGGTTTTGATGTATGCAAAAAAGGATGCCTTGATTTATAATTCTGCACCGATGACACTTGAAGAGATTATGCGGGTTATTACAGATGCTGCAAGGCGCGGCAAAAAGGTTGCAAGGCTGCATACAGGAGACCCGACATTATACAGCGCCTTACAGGAACAGATAGAGATACTTGAAAGGCAGGGCATACCATACGAGATTGTGCCGGGTGTAAGTTCTGCATTTGCCTCTGCCTCTGCATTGAAAAAAGAACTCACACTGCCTGAAGTTACACAAACTGTCATCTTTACAAGACTTGAAGGCAATACCCCTGTGCCTGAAAAAGAGAAACTACCTCTGCTCGCAAAGCATAATGCAACTATGTGCATATTTTTAAGTGTCGGCATGATTGACAGGGTAGTTGATGAATTGAAAAAAGGCTATTTAGAAGACACCCCTATCGCTGTTGTTTACAGGGCAACATGGGAAGATGAAAAGATTGTGCAAGGCACATTAAAGGATATTTGCAAAAGGGTAAAAAGGGCAGGGATTAAAAGGCAGGCAATGATAATTGTGGGGAATACAATAGGGTCAAGGGGTGAAAAGCATACTTTTCACGGTCAAGGGTCAAGATTATATGATAAAGGGTTTGAACATGGCTACAGAAAGAAGACCAATAAAACTTAA
- a CDS encoding DNA helicase UvrD → MHFIADLHIHSRYSRATSQDMSPEGIWKWAQFKGITVISTGDFTHPAWFKELGEKIIPLGNGLFKLKKELQTDDIPFLCRGEVYFLLSAEISCIYSKNGKIRKVHSIILAPDFTGAKRLNDQLSKIGNLSADGRPILGLDAKELLRIVMDASPDAMLIPAHAWTPHFSVLGASSGFDSLEECFEDLTPHIHAVETGLSSDPPMNWRLSALDKITLISNSDAHSPAKIGRESNIFDTELSYRGITNAIKTRTGFSGTIEFFPEEGKYHYDGHRQCGACLSPDETIRHNYLCPVCSKKVTVGVMHRVEKLADRQNGFKPKNALPFYSVIPLSEILAEVLNVGVNSKTVCKQYQSLLEKLGSEFKILMDIPAKEIEDASTSRIMEAISMVREGNVNIIPGYDGEYGKVKIFEMVEDKKVKGQILLSL, encoded by the coding sequence ATGCATTTTATTGCCGACCTTCATATACATTCAAGATACTCAAGGGCAACAAGTCAGGATATGTCGCCTGAAGGCATCTGGAAGTGGGCGCAATTCAAAGGCATCACTGTAATATCTACAGGGGATTTTACCCATCCTGCATGGTTTAAGGAACTTGGTGAAAAGATTATACCTTTAGGGAATGGCTTGTTCAAACTCAAAAAGGAATTGCAAACAGACGACATCCCATTCTTATGCAGGGGTGAGGTCTATTTTCTTTTATCCGCTGAAATCAGCTGCATATACAGCAAAAATGGAAAGATTAGAAAGGTACACTCAATAATACTTGCCCCTGATTTTACAGGTGCAAAACGGCTCAATGATCAATTGTCAAAGATTGGGAATTTAAGCGCTGATGGAAGACCGATACTCGGGCTTGATGCAAAAGAACTCTTAAGGATTGTAATGGATGCGTCTCCTGATGCCATGTTGATACCTGCACATGCATGGACCCCCCATTTTTCTGTATTAGGTGCATCATCAGGTTTTGACTCTCTTGAAGAATGTTTTGAAGACTTGACACCTCATATCCATGCCGTTGAAACAGGACTCTCATCAGACCCTCCTATGAACTGGAGGCTGTCAGCCCTTGATAAAATCACCCTGATTTCAAATTCTGATGCCCATTCTCCAGCCAAGATAGGCAGAGAATCTAATATATTTGACACAGAACTTTCATACAGAGGCATTACCAATGCCATAAAAACCAGAACAGGATTTTCAGGGACTATTGAATTTTTTCCTGAAGAAGGCAAATACCATTATGATGGACACAGACAGTGCGGTGCCTGTCTTTCACCAGATGAAACAATAAGGCATAATTATCTCTGCCCTGTATGCAGCAAAAAGGTTACAGTCGGTGTGATGCACAGGGTTGAAAAACTAGCAGACAGACAAAATGGTTTTAAGCCAAAGAATGCACTGCCATTTTATTCTGTAATTCCCTTATCTGAAATTCTTGCAGAGGTGCTAAATGTTGGTGTAAACAGCAAGACAGTCTGCAAGCAGTATCAGAGCCTTCTTGAAAAACTTGGCAGTGAGTTTAAAATCCTGATGGATATTCCAGCAAAAGAGATTGAAGATGCAAGCACATCTCGTATAATGGAAGCCATATCAATGGTGCGGGAAGGCAATGTCAATATTATCCCCGGATATGATGGCGAATATGGAAAGGTAAAGATTTTTGAGATGGTGGAAGACAAAAAGGTTAAAGGGCAGATATTGTTATCTCTATGA
- a CDS encoding AsmA-like C-terminal domain-containing protein, with product MIAYKMTRFILKLFAFLSILIVVLILLTTAYLLYIPVDLSNYKGYLIDKIESEAKVRVSVEKIVLKILPNPRIMLDGFEVKADADTIFSSKTIRMNLYLMPLLKREINIKRVIIDSPLLRVKRDRNGVINISGLFGKNKIKAEIDDVRVTNGRVWFIDEFTGDKIFYTMGNVNLHIKPDYSKGIVYEIKGRLHDDTSESVMIDSAGVIKDYDKEDFLIDGKITANNINLYNYQPYLKSILSETGLNANMNISAGYSLKGWLKSIETNGKIDYSLLRLDMPSIFSKKILSTRGSFDIGIKYDNTAFSANIKNGIFQMPEFTVSAAVWGVKPQGKEFDAGFDAKTSPIPLPVIKGYIPSNILPVYAYQNLSKIDPKNGSMTIDRLVYSSKKPDDFLLKMVFKDAGFSFAGFKKAWTDIEGSLAIRRETLVFENVRGKYGKSSIERLMGNIKDLEKKPVFDLKTAITLDVKDAMDELKQRDFGRTWAKTFGELKEINGFAALTLEASGSLQEKGQLSYNGTAAIKGVNFSHKDLTFPLNDVTGVLNFDNQKIALNNLAGRWEKSNFVCNGIILEYKNNPLLDLSIKGFAAEASLKEVFTELKDSSVHFDNVVSFTSKIKGTEDNMSVALVLDTTKSNVQYSTWFTKPLDYPLFMDGVLNIKRPSDRSLKRLTVEKLNIRFGSASAVVKGDVYKGKASFSFKTNDVDMDDVDNIIPYFKREFKSTGMVSTQLSMVYDLKDGKRDIDGEVKIKDAQFETGVLPKMVSKADIFAKVSGSSVNAVINSFETGRTKLSGKIDIPDIARHDLNFTIAAQYLDADDLYPLQEKRKFIPTGSGSITVKNGRLLNLDIESFRADVLMGKEGITLKPMTFINNQGIVSGGLIYYRDTASGDKPLLTANFKIDGWDAEKILKDIGVTAKRGKENILSGLDGYGNAVSKDGKMWRFVLMSKLFSIVNIISINELLLEGLPYRELKGNFVIKDGVLSTEDLTLDSPSMRMSAVGGINMEQRTVDAKLGVHPFVTVDSIISKIPLAGWIIGGKEKSTLSMYYEVKGPLNNPDVEAVPVKSLGTGILGIFQRILELPADIIKPLVK from the coding sequence ATGATTGCATACAAGATGACGCGGTTTATCTTAAAATTATTCGCATTTTTATCTATTCTTATTGTAGTCCTTATCCTCTTAACCACAGCATACCTCCTTTATATACCTGTGGACTTAAGCAATTACAAGGGGTATCTGATTGACAAGATTGAATCAGAGGCAAAGGTAAGGGTATCTGTGGAAAAGATTGTGCTTAAAATCCTGCCAAATCCCCGCATCATGCTTGATGGATTTGAAGTCAAGGCAGATGCAGACACTATCTTCAGTTCAAAAACTATTAGAATGAATCTGTATCTTATGCCGCTTCTAAAGCGGGAAATAAATATAAAAAGGGTTATAATAGACTCTCCGCTGTTACGGGTTAAAAGGGATAGAAACGGCGTCATAAATATCTCAGGGCTTTTTGGTAAGAACAAAATCAAGGCAGAAATTGATGATGTGCGGGTAACAAATGGAAGGGTGTGGTTTATTGATGAGTTTACTGGAGACAAGATATTTTATACAATGGGTAATGTAAACCTGCATATAAAACCTGATTATAGCAAGGGAATTGTTTATGAAATAAAGGGGAGACTGCACGATGATACTTCAGAATCTGTGATGATTGATTCCGCAGGTGTGATTAAAGATTATGATAAGGAAGATTTTTTGATTGATGGTAAGATTACAGCAAATAATATCAACCTTTACAATTACCAGCCGTATCTGAAGTCTATCCTTTCAGAAACAGGTCTTAATGCGAATATGAATATATCAGCAGGATATTCTTTGAAAGGATGGCTTAAATCCATTGAAACAAATGGCAAGATAGATTACTCCCTGCTCAGATTGGATATGCCTAGTATCTTCTCCAAAAAGATACTGTCAACCAGAGGTTCATTTGATATTGGCATTAAATATGACAATACAGCATTTTCAGCGAACATCAAAAACGGCATATTTCAAATGCCTGAATTTACGGTTAGTGCGGCAGTTTGGGGGGTAAAGCCTCAAGGCAAAGAGTTTGATGCAGGGTTTGATGCAAAGACATCCCCAATACCACTGCCTGTTATCAAGGGGTATATCCCTTCCAATATCTTACCTGTATATGCTTATCAGAACTTGAGCAAAATAGACCCCAAAAATGGCAGTATGACAATAGACCGTCTTGTATATTCAAGCAAAAAACCTGATGACTTTTTACTTAAAATGGTTTTCAAGGATGCAGGGTTTTCATTTGCTGGTTTTAAAAAGGCATGGACAGATATTGAAGGCAGCCTTGCGATTAGAAGGGAAACTTTAGTCTTTGAAAATGTCAGGGGTAAATATGGCAAGAGTAGTATTGAACGACTGATGGGAAATATAAAAGACCTTGAAAAAAAACCTGTCTTTGACCTGAAAACTGCTATAACCCTTGATGTGAAAGATGCAATGGATGAGTTGAAACAAAGAGATTTTGGCAGAACATGGGCAAAAACCTTTGGTGAGTTAAAGGAGATAAACGGCTTTGCTGCACTAACATTAGAGGCATCTGGCAGTCTGCAGGAAAAAGGGCAGTTATCTTACAACGGAACAGCAGCGATTAAAGGGGTTAATTTCTCTCATAAAGACCTGACATTCCCTTTAAATGATGTAACAGGGGTTTTGAACTTTGATAATCAAAAAATCGCCTTAAACAATCTTGCAGGCAGGTGGGAAAAATCAAACTTTGTTTGTAATGGTATCATTTTAGAATATAAAAACAACCCTTTGCTTGACCTGAGCATAAAAGGATTTGCTGCTGAGGCATCTTTAAAAGAGGTCTTTACAGAACTTAAGGACAGCAGTGTCCATTTTGATAACGTCGTGTCATTTACATCAAAGATTAAAGGCACTGAAGATAATATGTCGGTTGCCCTTGTCCTTGACACAACAAAGTCCAATGTTCAATACTCTACATGGTTTACAAAGCCGCTGGACTATCCGCTTTTTATGGACGGCGTCTTGAATATAAAAAGACCTTCTGACAGGTCTTTGAAACGGCTGACCGTAGAGAAATTGAATATCAGATTTGGAAGTGCCTCTGCTGTCGTGAAAGGGGATGTCTATAAAGGTAAGGCATCCTTTTCTTTTAAGACAAATGATGTGGACATGGACGATGTAGATAATATAATCCCTTATTTCAAAAGGGAGTTTAAATCTACAGGCATGGTTTCAACACAATTAAGCATGGTATATGATTTAAAGGATGGTAAAAGGGATATTGATGGCGAGGTAAAGATTAAAGATGCACAGTTTGAAACAGGGGTTTTACCCAAGATGGTTTCAAAGGCAGATATCTTTGCAAAGGTATCAGGCAGTTCAGTAAATGCAGTAATAAATTCGTTTGAAACAGGCAGGACAAAACTGTCTGGAAAGATTGATATACCTGATATAGCAAGGCATGACCTGAATTTTACTATTGCCGCACAATACCTTGATGCAGACGATTTGTATCCGCTTCAGGAAAAGAGGAAATTCATTCCAACAGGCTCTGGCAGTATAACTGTTAAAAACGGGAGGCTCCTTAACTTAGATATTGAGTCTTTCAGGGCAGATGTTTTGATGGGAAAAGAGGGCATTACCTTAAAACCAATGACATTTATAAATAATCAGGGGATTGTGAGCGGAGGTCTTATATACTACAGGGACACTGCATCAGGTGATAAGCCTCTTCTTACTGCAAATTTTAAGATAGATGGATGGGATGCAGAAAAGATTTTAAAAGACATAGGGGTTACAGCAAAACGGGGCAAAGAGAATATCTTAAGCGGGCTTGATGGTTATGGGAATGCAGTATCAAAGGATGGGAAGATGTGGAGATTTGTCCTTATGTCAAAACTCTTCAGCATTGTAAATATTATTTCAATAAATGAACTTTTACTAGAGGGTCTGCCGTATAGAGAACTTAAAGGAAATTTTGTTATAAAAGACGGCGTCCTCTCAACAGAAGACTTAACCCTTGACAGTCCGTCCATGAGGATGTCAGCAGTAGGGGGTATCAATATGGAACAGCGGACTGTGGATGCAAAACTGGGGGTTCACCCATTTGTTACAGTTGATAGCATTATAAGCAAAATCCCTCTGGCAGGATGGATTATAGGCGGAAAGGAAAAAAGCACACTGAGTATGTATTATGAGGTGAAAGGACCTCTAAATAACCCTGATGTTGAGGCTGTTCCTGTAAAATCACTTGGCACAGGGATTTTAGGTATATTTCAAAGAATCCTTGAACTGCCTGCAGATATTATAAAACCGCTGGTGAAATAA
- a CDS encoding TIGR04282 family arsenosugar biosynthesis glycosyltransferase has product MKIKKAIAIMVKAPLPKMVKTRLTPPLTEEAAAELYKCFIRDIFARIGRLTSIDIFAAYTPFGEERFIKQLIGEDISLVLQRGNSLGERLANLFSDLFIIGYKKVVVIGSDSPDVPLEYIKTAFIKLNKIRVVFGPTEDGGYYLAGMNRFNKEIFKNIPWSTNKVLEKSLEVCSKEGTKTFLLPKWYDVDTYNDLKRLVKDSDPEEIPNTYKFVITNKLCRSLSK; this is encoded by the coding sequence TTGAAAATCAAAAAAGCAATTGCAATAATGGTCAAAGCGCCGTTACCCAAAATGGTAAAGACAAGGCTAACCCCTCCGCTTACAGAAGAAGCGGCAGCAGAGCTCTACAAATGTTTTATAAGAGATATATTTGCAAGGATAGGCAGGTTAACTAGTATTGATATATTTGCAGCATATACCCCATTTGGTGAAGAGAGATTCATAAAACAACTAATCGGTGAAGATATTAGCCTTGTTCTGCAAAGAGGCAACAGTCTTGGCGAACGACTTGCAAACCTGTTTTCAGACCTGTTTATAATAGGTTACAAAAAGGTTGTTGTTATAGGCAGCGACAGCCCTGATGTGCCGCTTGAGTATATAAAAACTGCCTTTATTAAACTTAATAAAATAAGGGTTGTCTTTGGTCCAACAGAGGATGGGGGGTATTATCTTGCAGGGATGAACAGGTTTAACAAGGAGATATTTAAAAATATTCCATGGAGCACAAACAAGGTTTTGGAAAAAAGCCTTGAGGTATGCAGCAAAGAGGGGACTAAAACCTTTCTTCTCCCAAAGTGGTATGATGTTGATACATACAATGACCTGAAAAGACTTGTGAAGGATAGCGATCCAGAAGAAATACCCAATACATATAAGTTCGTCATTACCAACAAGTTATGCAGGTCACTATCCAAATAA
- a CDS encoding mannose-1-phosphate guanyltransferase — MKGVIMAGGFGTRLRPLTNNLPKPMVSIVNRPMMEHILGRLTGSDIRDIVTLLYFHPEMIESHFGIGDKFGVKITYTAPPEDLGTAGSVKYAQSFLDKSFLVISGDVLTDFDLKKAIAFHKEKKAIATMVLTRVENPLPFGIVITDDDGRIVRFLEKPSWGEVFSDTINTGIYILEPEVLNYIPDRKEFDFSKDLFPLLLKNNKPLYGYIADGYWKDVGSIEEYRRANIDVLTNRVKVNIPGIEVGNRGVWIENDVKIDFTARLDGSVVIGANSCINGGVRIVNSVIGKNCIIEDGAVIIDSVVWDNVSIGRHAVLQENVVGNSAEIKDSAFIGEGAIVSDNCYIGRKSIVKANVRVWPYKIVEDGATLSSSLIWGEKWSKNIFGAYGITGLANIEISPEFASKVGAAYGATLKKGSVVSTSRDSHKASRMINRAIMTGILSTGVHVHDYGVVPMPVVRYLARGGKESGGIYTRRSPFDAEILDLKFFDESGLDLHPNQEKTIERLFYREDFRRAQMKDTGEISFPAHAFEHYHNGFMSMVDKEAIRGADFKLVIDYSYGSSSSIFPAILGKLNCDVIALNANLDGTRITRTQEEFTKSLEQLSTIVRSLKADIGIFLDAGGEKIFLVDENGEIIDGNMGLILMALLVMKSHVNSKPSIAVPVTASRIIDNLAEVYGFTVKRTKISARNMMETAMGKDVIFAGEQTGGFIFPQFQPAFDGMFVIVKLLEMMAKKEVRLHSLAREIPPSFMANKRVSCSWEKKGMIMRHLMDDSKAMDVQLIDGVKIFFDNDWVIAYPSYDHAYFHITAEASTKERAEEIAKVYADKIEQWQI; from the coding sequence ATGAAGGGTGTAATTATGGCAGGGGGATTTGGGACAAGACTGCGTCCCTTGACAAACAACCTCCCAAAACCAATGGTAAGTATTGTCAACAGACCCATGATGGAGCATATCCTCGGCCGGCTGACAGGTTCCGATATACGGGATATTGTAACACTGCTTTATTTTCATCCTGAAATGATAGAGAGCCACTTCGGTATAGGAGATAAATTTGGTGTTAAGATTACCTATACAGCGCCTCCTGAAGACCTTGGCACTGCAGGCAGTGTTAAATATGCCCAGTCATTTCTTGATAAATCATTTCTTGTGATAAGCGGTGATGTGCTTACAGACTTTGATCTGAAAAAGGCAATAGCATTCCATAAAGAGAAAAAGGCAATCGCAACAATGGTATTGACAAGGGTTGAAAATCCCCTTCCATTTGGCATTGTTATTACAGATGACGATGGCAGGATAGTCCGTTTTCTTGAAAAGCCTTCATGGGGTGAGGTCTTCAGCGATACAATAAACACAGGTATATATATACTTGAACCAGAGGTGTTGAATTATATACCCGATAGAAAGGAATTTGATTTCAGCAAAGACCTGTTTCCCCTCCTCCTTAAAAATAATAAACCGCTTTATGGTTATATAGCAGACGGCTACTGGAAGGATGTAGGAAGCATTGAAGAGTACAGAAGGGCAAATATAGATGTGCTTACCAATAGGGTAAAGGTCAACATCCCAGGCATTGAAGTCGGTAACAGGGGTGTATGGATTGAAAATGATGTAAAGATAGATTTTACGGCAAGGCTTGATGGTTCGGTTGTTATAGGTGCAAACTCCTGCATAAATGGGGGCGTAAGGATTGTAAACTCTGTGATAGGTAAAAACTGCATAATTGAAGATGGTGCCGTAATCATAGATTCTGTAGTCTGGGACAATGTATCCATCGGCAGGCATGCAGTACTGCAGGAGAATGTTGTTGGCAATAGTGCAGAGATTAAAGACAGTGCATTCATTGGCGAGGGTGCGATAGTAAGCGACAACTGCTATATAGGACGAAAAAGTATTGTAAAGGCAAATGTAAGGGTTTGGCCTTACAAGATTGTTGAAGATGGGGCAACACTATCATCCAGTCTTATCTGGGGTGAAAAGTGGTCTAAAAATATATTTGGTGCCTACGGCATTACAGGACTTGCAAATATTGAAATATCCCCTGAATTTGCATCAAAGGTCGGCGCTGCGTATGGTGCAACCCTTAAAAAGGGGTCAGTAGTATCAACAAGCAGAGACAGTCATAAAGCCTCCCGCATGATTAACAGGGCAATCATGACAGGCATACTTTCAACAGGTGTGCATGTGCATGATTACGGTGTTGTGCCAATGCCTGTTGTGAGGTACCTTGCACGGGGCGGAAAGGAGTCTGGAGGTATATATACTCGTCGTTCACCTTTTGATGCAGAGATTTTGGACTTGAAGTTCTTTGATGAAAGCGGACTTGACCTTCATCCAAATCAGGAAAAGACTATAGAAAGGCTCTTTTATCGTGAGGACTTTAGAAGGGCGCAGATGAAAGATACAGGTGAAATCAGTTTTCCGGCACATGCCTTTGAACACTACCATAACGGTTTCATGTCTATGGTAGATAAGGAGGCAATAAGAGGGGCAGACTTTAAACTTGTAATTGACTATTCTTATGGAAGTTCAAGCAGCATATTCCCTGCCATCCTTGGCAAACTGAACTGCGATGTAATTGCACTTAATGCAAATCTTGACGGCACCAGAATAACAAGGACCCAAGAAGAATTTACAAAATCCCTTGAGCAACTTTCCACCATAGTTCGTTCATTAAAGGCTGATATTGGCATCTTCCTTGATGCAGGCGGAGAAAAGATATTTCTTGTGGATGAAAACGGGGAGATTATAGACGGCAACATGGGACTTATTCTTATGGCACTCCTTGTAATGAAGTCTCATGTTAATTCCAAACCTTCAATTGCAGTTCCTGTTACGGCGTCAAGGATTATTGATAATCTTGCAGAGGTCTACGGCTTTACTGTAAAAAGGACAAAGATATCTGCAAGAAACATGATGGAAACAGCAATGGGAAAAGATGTCATCTTTGCAGGGGAGCAGACAGGCGGATTTATCTTCCCGCAGTTCCAGCCTGCATTTGACGGCATGTTTGTAATAGTAAAGTTGCTGGAGATGATGGCTAAAAAAGAGGTAAGGCTCCATTCATTGGCAAGGGAGATACCGCCGAGTTTTATGGCAAATAAGAGGGTTTCATGTTCATGGGAAAAAAAGGGGATGATAATGAGGCACCTGATGGACGATTCAAAGGCAATGGATGTCCAGTTGATAGATGGGGTTAAGATATTTTTTGACAATGACTGGGTAATTGCATACCCCAGTTATGATCATGCATATTTTCATATAACGGCGGAGGCATCTACCAAAGAGAGGGCAGAGGAGATTGCAAAGGTCTATGCAGATAAGATAGAGCAGTGGCAGATATAG
- the queF gene encoding NADPH-dependent 7-cyano-7-deazaguanine reductase QueF has product MKYGEEMIEKAELEVWENPYPDRDYTIEISYPEFTCLCPRSGYPDFATIFVNYIPDRHIVELKSLKLYLNKYRNQHISHESAANKIFDDLKNTLKPRKLDVAGDFNVRGNVKTVIRVSL; this is encoded by the coding sequence ATGAAATACGGTGAAGAGATGATAGAAAAAGCAGAACTAGAGGTATGGGAAAACCCATATCCTGACAGGGATTATACAATTGAGATTTCCTACCCTGAATTTACCTGTTTGTGTCCCCGTTCCGGATACCCTGACTTTGCAACAATATTTGTAAACTATATTCCTGACAGACACATAGTTGAACTTAAGTCCCTGAAACTCTATCTTAATAAATACAGAAATCAACACATATCGCACGAATCCGCAGCAAATAAGATATTTGACGATTTAAAAAACACCCTCAAACCCCGCAAACTTGATGTTGCCGGAGATTTCAATGTCAGGGGGAATGTTAAGACAGTAATCCGTGTAAGCCTTTAG